A stretch of the Mesorhizobium huakuii genome encodes the following:
- a CDS encoding 2-aminoethylphosphonate--pyruvate transaminase yields MRAETKFAAEPLASPALGEPYLLTPGPLTTAYSVKQAMLRDWGSWDGDFRGMTAEMRHRLLALTGDTKDEFDCVPMQGSGSFCVEAMLGSFVPREGKVLVLANGAYGLRAAQTMQYLGRAYTLIDKGDYLPPRGDEVAAALEADPAITHVIAIHCETSSGILNPVAEIAEAVHAKGRKLLVDSMSAFGAVALDVNEIRYEAMVSSANKCIEGVPGFGFIIARKSELEAAKGRSHSLSLDVHAQWAHMNKTGQWRYTPPTHVVAAFLEALRQHEAEGGVAGRGARYVRNRDVMVAGMRELGFETLLKDRWLSPIIVTFFNPAHANFAFDRFYELMKDKGFIIYPGKLTVVDSFRVGCIGQMDEHVMRRVVEAAAFSLHEMGVDTAAPPAAAIAERAKLAA; encoded by the coding sequence ATGCGCGCCGAGACGAAATTTGCCGCGGAGCCGCTGGCCAGTCCGGCGCTGGGCGAGCCCTATCTGCTGACCCCGGGTCCGCTCACCACCGCCTATTCGGTCAAGCAGGCGATGCTGCGCGACTGGGGATCGTGGGACGGCGATTTTCGCGGCATGACCGCCGAGATGCGCCACCGCCTTTTGGCGCTGACGGGCGACACGAAAGACGAATTCGACTGCGTGCCGATGCAAGGCAGCGGCTCCTTCTGTGTCGAGGCGATGCTGGGTTCGTTCGTACCCAGGGAGGGCAAGGTGCTGGTGCTGGCCAATGGCGCTTACGGCCTGCGCGCCGCGCAGACCATGCAATATCTCGGCCGCGCCTATACGCTGATCGACAAGGGCGACTACCTGCCGCCACGCGGCGACGAGGTGGCGGCCGCGCTTGAGGCCGACCCCGCGATCACCCATGTCATTGCCATCCATTGCGAGACCAGCTCCGGCATTTTGAACCCCGTCGCCGAGATTGCCGAAGCCGTCCATGCCAAGGGCCGCAAACTGCTGGTCGACTCCATGAGCGCCTTCGGCGCCGTCGCGCTCGACGTCAACGAGATCCGCTACGAGGCGATGGTCTCCTCCGCCAACAAATGCATCGAGGGTGTGCCGGGTTTCGGCTTCATCATTGCCCGCAAGAGCGAGCTGGAAGCCGCCAAGGGCCGCAGCCATTCGCTGTCGCTCGACGTCCATGCACAGTGGGCGCACATGAACAAGACCGGCCAGTGGCGCTACACGCCGCCGACCCATGTCGTCGCCGCCTTCCTGGAAGCGCTGCGCCAGCACGAGGCCGAAGGCGGCGTCGCCGGCCGTGGCGCCCGCTATGTCAGGAACCGCGACGTCATGGTGGCCGGCATGCGCGAACTCGGCTTCGAGACCTTGCTCAAGGATCGCTGGCTCTCGCCGATCATCGTCACCTTCTTCAATCCGGCCCACGCCAATTTCGCCTTCGACCGCTTCTACGAGCTGATGAAGGACAAGGGCTTCATCATCTATCCGGGCAAACTGACGGTGGTGGATTCCTTCCGCGTCGGCTGCATCGGCCAGATGGACGAACATGTCATGCGCCGCGTCGTCGAGGCGGCAGCTTTCTCGCTTCATGAAATGGGCGTCGACACCGCTGCTCCACCCGCCGCGGCAATCGCCGAACGCGCCAAACTCGCCGCCTGA
- a CDS encoding LysR substrate-binding domain-containing protein, with protein sequence MRYVQLRAFHQVAISGGFSRAAEALFLTQPAISDQVRKLEEEYDVLLFNRNKKQVTLTHSGQKLLEITHRMFDTEQQALELLTESRALRSGTLRIVADAAHHLLHILGSFRARYPGVQVSVRAGNTETVISSLYSYDADIGVLGEVPTGRDFEVLKLNSTPIIAFASVDHPLAGKKSLTLKQLAQESLVMRERGSKTRQKLEDLAAASKVELRPVIEAEGREAVREIVASGAGIGFVSAAEFGQDSRLVPIAIDAPETLMDEALICLRERSGGKLVRAFLDMARSMSAD encoded by the coding sequence ATGCGCTACGTTCAGCTGCGAGCCTTTCATCAGGTGGCCATCTCCGGCGGTTTTTCACGGGCTGCCGAAGCGCTGTTCCTGACCCAACCGGCCATATCCGACCAGGTACGCAAGCTAGAGGAAGAGTATGATGTCCTGCTGTTCAACCGGAACAAGAAGCAGGTCACGTTGACCCATTCGGGCCAGAAGCTGCTCGAAATAACCCACCGTATGTTCGATACCGAACAGCAGGCACTCGAACTGCTGACGGAGTCGCGCGCTCTGCGCTCGGGCACGCTGCGCATCGTTGCGGACGCCGCGCACCATCTGCTGCATATTCTCGGCAGTTTCCGGGCCCGCTATCCCGGCGTGCAGGTTTCGGTACGGGCGGGGAACACCGAGACGGTGATCAGCAGCCTCTACAGTTACGACGCCGACATTGGTGTCTTGGGCGAGGTGCCGACGGGGCGCGACTTCGAGGTGTTGAAACTCAATTCGACGCCGATCATCGCCTTCGCCTCCGTCGATCATCCGCTGGCGGGCAAGAAATCGCTGACCCTCAAGCAACTCGCGCAGGAATCGCTGGTCATGCGCGAGCGGGGCTCGAAGACGCGTCAGAAACTCGAAGACCTCGCCGCGGCATCGAAGGTTGAATTGAGGCCGGTGATCGAGGCCGAAGGCCGCGAGGCCGTCCGCGAGATCGTCGCCTCGGGTGCCGGCATCGGCTTCGTCTCGGCGGCCGAGTTCGGCCAGGATTCGCGACTGGTGCCGATCGCCATCGACGCCCCCGAGACCTTGATGGACGAAGCGCTGATCTGCCTGCGCGAACGTAGCGGCGGCAAACTGGTGCGCGCCTTCCTCGACATGGCAAGGTCGATGTCGGCGGACTAA
- the phnA gene encoding phosphonoacetate hydrolase, with protein MNQMSPINVAVNGRTYAWPRVPAIAICLDGCEPAYLDEAIKAGLMPALARIKEKGTVRFAHSVIPSFTNPNNLSIATGRPPSVHGICGNYLYERETGKEVMMNDPRFLRALTIFQAFYDAGAKVAVVTAKDKLRALLGKGLGFDEGRALCFSAEKSDTTTVAEHGIDNASKHFGLPVPEVYSAELSEFVFAAGVQLLREFRPDIMYLTTTDYVQHKYAPGVPQANAFYEMFDKYLTELDALGAAIVVTADHGMKPKHKADGSPDVVYVQDLLDEWLGKDAARVILPITDPYVVHHGALGSFATAYLPAGADQAAIMTRLAKIDGIMLVVDSPTACERFELPADRIGDIVLISTENKTIGTSEHRHDLAALNEPLRSHGGLTEQEVPFIVNRVLPELPNEPTLRNFDAFYYATMAAALA; from the coding sequence ATGAACCAGATGTCTCCCATCAACGTCGCCGTCAACGGCCGCACCTACGCCTGGCCGCGCGTGCCGGCCATCGCCATCTGTCTCGACGGTTGCGAGCCGGCCTATCTCGACGAAGCGATCAAAGCCGGGCTGATGCCGGCTTTGGCCAGGATCAAGGAGAAGGGCACGGTGCGTTTTGCCCACTCGGTCATTCCGAGCTTCACCAACCCCAACAATCTGTCGATCGCTACCGGCCGTCCGCCGTCCGTGCACGGCATTTGCGGCAACTACCTCTACGAGCGTGAGACCGGCAAGGAAGTGATGATGAACGACCCGCGCTTCTTGCGCGCGCTGACCATCTTCCAGGCCTTCTACGATGCCGGCGCCAAGGTTGCCGTGGTCACCGCCAAGGATAAATTGCGCGCGCTGCTTGGCAAGGGTCTGGGTTTCGACGAGGGCCGCGCTCTGTGCTTCTCGGCGGAAAAGTCGGACACCACGACTGTCGCAGAACACGGCATCGACAATGCCTCCAAGCATTTCGGCCTGCCGGTGCCGGAGGTCTATTCGGCCGAGCTTTCGGAATTCGTCTTTGCCGCCGGCGTCCAACTGCTCAGGGAGTTCCGCCCCGACATCATGTACCTGACGACGACAGACTATGTGCAGCACAAATACGCGCCCGGCGTACCCCAGGCCAACGCCTTCTACGAAATGTTCGACAAATACCTGACCGAACTCGATGCGCTGGGCGCGGCCATCGTCGTCACCGCCGACCATGGCATGAAACCCAAGCACAAGGCTGATGGTTCGCCCGACGTCGTCTATGTCCAGGACCTGCTCGACGAATGGCTGGGCAAGGACGCGGCCCGGGTCATCCTGCCGATCACCGATCCCTATGTCGTGCATCACGGCGCGCTTGGTTCCTTTGCCACCGCCTATCTTCCGGCCGGCGCGGATCAGGCTGCTATCATGACGCGGCTGGCCAAGATCGACGGCATCATGCTTGTCGTCGACAGCCCGACCGCATGCGAGCGCTTCGAACTGCCGGCCGACCGCATCGGCGACATCGTGCTGATCTCGACCGAGAACAAGACCATTGGTACCAGCGAACATCGCCACGATCTGGCGGCCCTCAACGAACCGCTGCGCTCGCATGGCGGCCTGACCGAGCAGGAAGTGCCGTTCATCGTCAACCGCGTGCTGCCGGAGCTACCGAATGAGCCGACGCTGCGCAATTTCGACGCCTTCTACTACGCGACGATGGCGGCGGCACTGGCTTGA
- a CDS encoding GcvT family protein has protein sequence MAHEFPTQARIVIVGGGIIGCSVAYHLTKLGWTDVVLLEQGQLSGGTTWHAAGLVGQLRSHSNMTSLIRYSTQLYSELEAETGLATGWKNCGSLSVARTADRMTVLKRTAASARAQGVEIDVISPREAADLWPVMATDDLVGAVWLPGDGKANPTDLTQSLAKGARNRGAKIFERVKVTGISVRNGVACGVETDRGNVASEIVVNCAGQWARKVGLMCGVSVPLHSAEHMYIVTGRIEGVHPDLPVMRDPDGFIYFKEEVGGLVMGGFEPHAKPWGMNGIPENFEFALLPDDWDQFEILMENALVRVPQLAQAAVKKFYNGPESFTPDNNFILGEAPELKNFYVGAGFNSMGIASAGGAGRALAEWIVNGAPTMDLWPVDIRRFAAFNNNPRWLHDRVKETLGLHYAMPWPNRELDTARPFRRSPLYDRLAAKGACFGSKMGWERANWFAAPGEKAENNYAFGRQNWHEAVRREMRATREAVAIFDQTSFAKLLVQGHDACAMLNRICAGNIDVPVGTSVYTGVLNVRGGYESDLTVMRLAAEKFLIVTGSAQAVHDADWIVKNIPSDAHAILTDVTSSYAVLAVMGPRSRDLLGKLSSADLSNTGFPFATMREIDIGYATAYANRMTYVGELGWELIVPTEFAVGVYEALHEAGREFGLVDAGYYALDALRIEKGFRAWGRELTPDINPWQAGLGFAVAMDKPGGFIGRDALVEAKSSSTPAKRIVLFTLDDAEPMLWGGELILGDGKPVGEVRSAAYGHTLGRSVALGLIENEAGVDAVFLAGGRFEIDLAGVRHAATAHLRSPYDPKSERVKADVVEIRAAA, from the coding sequence ATGGCACATGAATTTCCCACCCAGGCTCGAATTGTCATTGTCGGCGGCGGCATTATCGGCTGCTCTGTCGCCTATCACCTGACCAAGCTCGGCTGGACCGATGTCGTGCTGCTCGAGCAAGGCCAGCTCAGTGGCGGCACCACCTGGCACGCCGCCGGCCTTGTCGGGCAGTTGCGCAGCCATTCCAACATGACAAGCCTGATCCGATATTCAACGCAGCTCTACAGCGAGCTGGAGGCCGAGACGGGGCTTGCCACCGGCTGGAAGAATTGCGGCTCGCTGTCCGTGGCGCGAACGGCCGATCGAATGACCGTGCTGAAGCGCACGGCCGCCTCGGCGCGCGCACAGGGCGTGGAGATCGACGTCATCTCGCCCAGGGAGGCCGCTGATCTCTGGCCCGTGATGGCGACCGACGATCTGGTTGGTGCCGTCTGGCTGCCAGGCGACGGCAAAGCCAACCCGACGGACCTCACGCAATCCCTGGCCAAGGGCGCGCGCAACCGCGGCGCCAAAATCTTCGAGCGGGTAAAGGTCACCGGCATCAGTGTCAGGAATGGTGTCGCCTGCGGCGTCGAGACCGATCGCGGCAACGTCGCTTCGGAAATCGTCGTCAACTGCGCCGGCCAGTGGGCGCGCAAGGTCGGGCTGATGTGCGGCGTCTCGGTGCCGCTGCACTCGGCCGAACACATGTACATCGTCACCGGCCGGATCGAGGGTGTGCATCCGGACTTGCCGGTCATGCGCGACCCCGACGGCTTCATCTACTTCAAGGAAGAGGTCGGCGGCCTGGTGATGGGCGGCTTCGAGCCGCATGCCAAGCCGTGGGGCATGAACGGCATTCCCGAAAATTTCGAGTTCGCGTTACTGCCGGACGACTGGGACCAGTTCGAGATCCTGATGGAAAACGCGCTGGTCCGTGTGCCCCAGCTGGCGCAGGCCGCGGTCAAGAAATTCTACAACGGCCCCGAAAGCTTTACGCCCGACAACAATTTCATCCTCGGCGAAGCGCCGGAACTGAAGAATTTCTATGTCGGCGCCGGCTTCAACTCGATGGGCATAGCCAGCGCCGGCGGTGCGGGCAGGGCGCTGGCCGAATGGATCGTCAACGGCGCGCCGACCATGGATCTGTGGCCGGTCGACATCAGGCGCTTCGCCGCCTTCAACAACAATCCGCGCTGGCTGCATGACCGGGTCAAGGAGACGCTCGGCCTGCATTACGCCATGCCTTGGCCGAACCGCGAGCTGGATACCGCACGGCCGTTTCGCCGCTCGCCGCTCTATGATCGGCTGGCCGCCAAGGGCGCCTGCTTCGGTTCAAAAATGGGCTGGGAGCGCGCCAACTGGTTTGCCGCTCCAGGCGAGAAGGCGGAGAACAACTACGCCTTCGGCCGCCAGAACTGGCACGAGGCGGTACGGCGCGAAATGAGGGCAACGCGCGAAGCCGTCGCCATCTTCGACCAGACCTCCTTCGCCAAGCTCCTCGTCCAGGGCCACGACGCCTGCGCCATGCTCAACCGGATCTGCGCCGGCAACATCGATGTGCCGGTCGGCACGTCGGTCTATACAGGCGTGCTCAATGTGCGCGGCGGTTACGAAAGCGATCTCACGGTGATGCGGCTTGCCGCAGAAAAATTTCTCATCGTCACCGGCTCCGCGCAGGCGGTCCACGACGCAGACTGGATCGTCAAGAACATCCCGTCCGACGCCCATGCGATCCTGACCGACGTCACTTCGTCCTATGCTGTATTGGCTGTGATGGGGCCGCGCTCGCGCGATCTCCTTGGCAAATTGTCGTCGGCGGATCTTTCCAATACGGGCTTTCCCTTCGCGACTATGCGCGAGATCGATATCGGCTACGCCACCGCCTATGCCAACCGCATGACCTATGTCGGCGAACTGGGCTGGGAACTGATCGTGCCGACTGAATTCGCCGTCGGCGTCTACGAGGCGCTGCATGAGGCGGGCCGTGAGTTCGGGCTGGTTGACGCCGGCTACTATGCGCTCGATGCCTTGCGCATCGAAAAGGGTTTTCGCGCCTGGGGCAGGGAATTGACGCCTGACATCAACCCCTGGCAGGCCGGGCTTGGCTTCGCCGTCGCCATGGACAAGCCAGGCGGTTTCATCGGCCGCGATGCGCTGGTAGAGGCAAAGTCGTCGTCGACTCCGGCAAAGCGGATCGTGCTGTTCACGCTCGACGATGCCGAACCGATGCTGTGGGGCGGCGAACTGATCCTGGGTGACGGCAAGCCGGTGGGCGAGGTTCGTTCGGCCGCCTATGGCCACACGCTCGGCCGCTCGGTGGCGCTCGGGCTGATCGAGAATGAAGCCGGTGTCGACGCCGTGTTCCTCGCCGGCGGCCGTTTCGAGATCGACCTTGCGGGTGTGCGGCATGCCGCGACAGCGCACCTGCGCAGCCCCTACGATCCGAAGTCGGAGCGGGTGAAGGCGGATGTCGTGGAGATCAGGGCGGCCGCTTAG